One genomic window of Dasypus novemcinctus isolate mDasNov1 unplaced genomic scaffold, mDasNov1.1.hap2 scaffold_367, whole genome shotgun sequence includes the following:
- the LOC131277741 gene encoding collagen alpha-1(I) chain-like, with translation MHHHPRNRERAINLSILSVSGPDFGFPEAARRVMGITPPHRQSASFMVGTTTEGARARARRRGEERPRGHLPRAAAGQGGGHTLSADPGIAARGGRPRAATASAERRRHREHGTAPDPSRGRRGGEPRWRHATTRRAAAAAAAAGTEGDRGRTPEASHGGGSGTPGRRDEHGGDVPGGERTTGEAPADGTRTAASGERGGSRAGRAGSPGKHSRGPHRPKAVPRGPGRRPAPPGQPPTHLRRGTRAPPAHSPPPRQGLPPRTGARRPAERHGRATGEGGERGGPVGKRRAPRTGGGGKRAPASQARGSSGHGRAPGKRTAGPTAREGGPATPDAPARARAATRGRTHRPAPPTGLRATSSRPAPPRGTRSHTSVYQPGAHTPPGALPAEAARPVPDRHPQRRPGPGAERRAARGEGAGGPGGPHFPPGDTRADTRPDAGPALAGSSPDSEGGGAGRGRTRAALGPTAGPADPSPRAGGGDALPNMQTPADRLGGLRAERGSDWGVRYPKAPSRIAREGLLTEGRPPPPSAPTGLHHKVLGDTCRGEGGLLHQQRAGTSLPTSWTPSGQGTGAHCLTPKGSAVCLPRPHVFASRPSPTHGLSLTANGGSNNSGKTGEPPAVGQKPAPGPATGAHAGNPPLHAQGGVPLTTLDPPGLLPKHTHGKSTCSGSPKGRQEREQHRRSASGT, from the exons ATGCACCACCACCCACGGAATCGAGAAAGAGCTATCAATCTGTCAATCCTGTCCGTGTCCGGGCCGG ACTTTGGTTTCCCGGAAGCTGCCCGGCGGGTCATGGGAATAACGCCGCCGCATCGCCAGTCGGCATCGTTTATGGTCGGAACTACGACG GagggcgcgcgcgcgcgcgcaagGCGGCGAGGCGAGGAGCGCCCCCGGGGCCACCTTCCCCGCGCGGCCGCCGGCCAGGGCGGCGGCCACACCCTGAGCGCGGACCCGGGCATCGCCGCCCGCGGGGGCCGGCCCCGCGCCGCCACCGCCAGCGCCGAGCGCCGCCGCCACCGCGAGCACGGGACG GCGCCTGACCCATCGCGGGGCCGGCGGGGAGGAGAGCCCCGGTGGCGACACGCCACCACCaggcgcgcggcggcggcggcggcggcggcgggcacGGAGGGGGACCGCGGACGGACCCCGGAAGCGAGCCACGGCGGGGGCAGCGGGACCCCGGGCCGGAGAGACGAACACGGCGGGGACGTGCCCGGCGGCGAGAGGACGACCGGAGAGGCGCCGGCGGACGGGACGAGGACCGCCGCCAGTGGGGAGCGCGGGGGAAGCCGCGCGGGCCGGGCCGGGTCACCGGGAAAACACTCGCGCGGGCCCCACCGCCCGAAGGCGGTCCCGCGAGGCCCGGGACGCCGGCCGGCACCGCCCGGTCAGCCACCGACACACCTCCGGCGGGGAACTCGGGCCCCGCCGGCGCACTCACCCCCGCCTCGCCAAGGGCTCCCCCCGCGCACCGGCGCCCGCAGGCCTGCGGAGAGGCACGGGCGGgccacgggggaggggggggagcgAGGCGGGCCGGTCGGCAAGCGCCGAGCCCcgaggacgggggggggggggaagcgggCACCCGCAAGCCAAGCCCGAGGGAGCTCCGGACACGGTCGGGCGCCAGGTAAACGCACAGCAGGCCCCACCGCCCGGGAGGGCGGCCCCGCCACGCCTGACGCGCCGGCCCGAGCCCGGGCCGCCACTCGGGGGCGGACCCACCGCCCGGCCCCACCCACGGGGCTCCGCGCGACCTCGAGTCGCCCCGCGCCGCCGCGAGGGACACGCTCGCACACATCCGTCTACCAGCCCGGGGCCCACACCCCGCCGGGAGCGCTCCCGGCCGAGGCGGCCCGACCCGTGCCCGACCGCCACCCCCAGCGGCGGCCGGGGCCGGGAGCGGAGCGGAGAGCCGCCCGCGGCGAGGGGGCGGGCGGGCCCGGAGGCCCCCATTTCCCTCCCGGAGACACGCGCGCGGACACACGGCCGGACGCCGGCCCGGCCCTAGCGGGATCCTCCCCCGACTCGGAGGGGGGAGGCGCGGGCCGCGGTAGGACAAGAGCGGCGCTCGGCCCCACCGCGGGGCCGGCGGACCCCTCCccccgggcggggggcggggacgCTCTGCCTAACATGCAAACCCCAGCCGATAGACTCGGCGGGCTACGCGCAGAGAGGGGCAGCGACTGGGGGGTCCGGTACCCCAAGGCACCCTCGAGGATCGCTAGAGAAGGCCTTCTCACCGAGGGCAGGCCGCCCCCGCCAAGCGCCCCCACGGGGCTCCACCACAAGGTGCTCGGAGACACCTGCCGAGGAGAAGGGGGGCTTCTGCACCAGCAGCGAGCCGGGACCTCGCTGCCCACATCGTGGACGCCCAGCGgccaggggaccggagcccactGCCTCACGCCCAAGGGCTCGGCCGTCTGCCTTCCGCGGCCTCACGTGTTCGCCTCCCGGCCTTCCCCCACACACGGGCTAAGTCTTACAGCAAACGGGGGCA GCAACAACTCGGGCAAGACGGGCGAGCCCCCCGCGGTCGGCCAAAAGCCGGCCCCGGGCCCTGCCACCGGGGCGCACGCGGGCAACCCCCCCCTCCACGCGCAGGGGGGGGTGCCCCTTACCACCCTCGACCCGCCGGGCCTTCTCCCCAAGCACACACACGGGAAGAGCACCTGCAGCGGCAGCCCAAAGGGACGCCAGGAACGGGAACAACACCGCCGCTCGGCCTCGGGCACCTGA